The Longimicrobium sp. DNA segment CGGGCCTGCGCGTGTTCCTGCGCGACGACCACCTCCTCCTCTCCGGTCCGCTGGAGGGGGTGGAGCGCGCCGTGCCCGTTGCCCAGCACATGATCGAGCTGGCGCGCCGCGGCGTGCCCGTGGGCACCGAAGACGTCCACCGCCTGTTCGACACCGCCGCGCAGGACGGCGGCGGCGGGCTGGAGCGCCTGGCCGACGCCGGCCGCGTGGTCGTCCCCGGGCCCAAGAAGACGATCTCGGCCAAGAGCGAGGGGCAGGCGAAATACCTTGCGGCCATCGAGGAAAACGACATCGTGGTGGGGATCGGGCCCGCGGGAACGGGCAAGACCTACCTGGCCGTGGCGATGGCTGTCGATGCACTCTTCAAGAAGCGGGTGAAGCGGATCATCCTCGCGCGCCCGGCGGTGGAGGCGGGCGAGAACCTGGGCTTCCTCCCGGGCGACCTGCAGGAGAAGATCGATCCCTATCTCCGCCCGCTGTACGACGCGCTGGAGGACATGATCCCGCACGACCGGCTGCGGCGGGCGATGGAGAGCCGGGCGATCGAGATCGCGCCGCTGGCCTACATGCGCGGGCGCACGCTGCAGGACGCGTTCGTGATCCTGGACGAGGCGCAGAACGCGACCCGCGCGCAGATGAAGATGTTCCTCACCCGCCTGGGGCTGAACAGCAAGGCGGTGATCACGGGCGACAAGACGCAGATCGACCTGCCGCGCCGCGAGGACAGCGGGCTGATCCAGATCGAGGAGGTGCTGAAGGGGATCCCCGGGATCGCCTTCGCCTACCTGAAGGGGACCGACGTGATCCGCCACCGCCTGGTGAAGGAGATCATCCGCGCCTACGCCGCCCACAGCGGCCACGAGCAGGAGCCGGGAGAGGCCTGATGCCCACCGGCGACCGGTCGGGTCCGGAACGCCGCGCGGTGCCGCGCGACCCGGGGGAGCCGCCTCACCCCCGGCGCCGCCGCACGCGCCTGCTGCACCACGCCCGCCGGGCCGCGGTGCTCCTGGCCGTCGCCAGCGGGATCT contains these protein-coding regions:
- a CDS encoding PhoH family protein yields the protein MADQAVQHRIPVEGADPLALGGVNDQNLTELARLSGLRVFLRDDHLLLSGPLEGVERAVPVAQHMIELARRGVPVGTEDVHRLFDTAAQDGGGGLERLADAGRVVVPGPKKTISAKSEGQAKYLAAIEENDIVVGIGPAGTGKTYLAVAMAVDALFKKRVKRIILARPAVEAGENLGFLPGDLQEKIDPYLRPLYDALEDMIPHDRLRRAMESRAIEIAPLAYMRGRTLQDAFVILDEAQNATRAQMKMFLTRLGLNSKAVITGDKTQIDLPRREDSGLIQIEEVLKGIPGIAFAYLKGTDVIRHRLVKEIIRAYAAHSGHEQEPGEA